One Pelotomaculum isophthalicicum JI genomic region harbors:
- a CDS encoding CXXX repeat peptide modification system protein, with product MNNKKTNKKIGEVTNEEKKEITKLHGRKTALIELLKILNSTVPSQEEQDYLYSKATNELEKVELSLRKWWERIIQKYGLQNMEDRRLKIEFNTNRIYLVSND from the coding sequence ATAGGTGAGGTTACCAATGAGGAAAAAAAAGAAATAACAAAATTACATGGTAGGAAAACGGCATTAATTGAATTATTAAAAATATTAAATAGTACAGTACCATCACAAGAAGAACAGGATTATTTATATTCAAAGGCTACAAATGAACTTGAAAAGGTTGAATTGTCATTACGGAAATGGTGGGAGCGAATAATTCAAAAATATGGTTTACAGAATATGGAGGACAGGAGATTGAAAATAGAATTTAATACTAATAGAATTTATCTAGTATCAAATGATTGA
- a CDS encoding radical SAM/SPASM domain-containing protein: protein MLKQSRFFRFQNGTERYIYSGYTGLLLKDNDTIKNFLDNPYGDETLEKYLISDMGSGHTKNYSNTTPYVEGIILFVTNYCNLNCIYCYNKSNEINKADHMSTDTFEQAIQYFLQNFHYGKTISMQFFGGEPLLNFPLIKHAVAYARELQDQYNVKFWFSITTNATVITKEIRDFLWENKIEIMVSIDGDRATHDKQRPFLDGSGSYDTIMKNVQLLSGLPALVRATIYDPRTNLVSLYEDLIESGFESLLIDYASINKCPVSKDDLDLMAANIKDLAGYVSRNMQEGRVIRFKNIMENIFKIHNGSKKRHPCDTGVSRFTVACDGKIYGCHRFNNLETLNWGNVFKGLDFSKRTDFLSSHIISQRNPYCQHCWAGMLCGGDCYHTSYMASGNTRSIDQTHCFAMKEIIAKSLLIYTSLSEEMRSRIGKRTIRATPIKERQTNFPYVAQSIKDGIEVLNIRALASTSDSDLSVCDCDFCEGCSSDIIYA, encoded by the coding sequence ATGCTGAAGCAATCCAGGTTCTTTAGATTTCAAAATGGCACTGAAAGATATATATATTCCGGATATACCGGACTGCTGTTAAAAGATAATGATACAATCAAAAACTTTCTTGATAACCCGTACGGTGATGAAACATTGGAGAAATATCTAATCTCAGATATGGGATCCGGACATACAAAAAACTATTCTAATACTACACCTTATGTTGAAGGGATTATCTTGTTTGTTACTAACTATTGCAATTTAAATTGTATATACTGCTACAATAAAAGCAATGAGATAAATAAAGCGGATCATATGTCAACCGACACTTTTGAGCAAGCTATCCAATATTTTTTACAAAATTTCCATTATGGCAAAACAATCTCAATGCAGTTTTTTGGAGGAGAACCCTTGTTAAACTTTCCCCTTATTAAGCATGCAGTTGCCTATGCAAGGGAATTGCAAGACCAATACAATGTGAAGTTCTGGTTTTCCATCACCACCAATGCTACGGTAATCACTAAAGAAATAAGGGATTTCTTATGGGAAAACAAAATTGAAATAATGGTAAGCATTGACGGCGATCGAGCGACTCATGATAAACAAAGGCCTTTCCTGGATGGCAGCGGATCCTACGACACCATCATGAAAAACGTTCAATTACTGTCCGGCTTGCCGGCTCTGGTCAGGGCAACTATCTATGATCCCCGGACCAATCTTGTGTCCCTGTACGAGGATCTCATCGAAAGTGGCTTCGAGTCTTTATTAATCGACTATGCGTCGATTAATAAGTGCCCTGTCTCTAAAGATGACCTGGATCTAATGGCTGCAAACATTAAGGATCTGGCCGGGTATGTTAGTCGCAACATGCAGGAAGGGCGTGTGATCAGATTTAAGAATATCATGGAAAACATATTTAAAATACATAATGGAAGCAAAAAGAGGCACCCATGCGATACCGGTGTATCCCGTTTCACGGTGGCGTGTGATGGTAAGATCTACGGATGCCACAGGTTTAACAATTTAGAAACACTTAACTGGGGGAATGTCTTCAAGGGTTTGGACTTCAGCAAGCGAACCGATTTCCTGTCTTCTCACATTATCTCTCAAAGAAACCCGTATTGTCAACATTGCTGGGCCGGAATGCTCTGCGGGGGCGATTGCTACCACACCTCATATATGGCCAGTGGCAACACAAGAAGCATCGACCAGACGCACTGCTTTGCCATGAAAGAAATCATCGCCAAATCATTGCTGATATACACTTCATTATCAGAGGAAATGAGAAGTAGAATTGGTAAGCGCACTATCAGAGCCACACCCATAAAAGAGAGACAGACAAACTTCCCGTATGTCGCTCAGTCTATCAAGGATGGCATTGAAGTGTTGAACATCAGGGCCCTGGCGAGTACAAGCGACAGCGATTTATCGGTTTGCGATTGCGACTTTTGCGAAGGCTGTTCCAGCGACATTATTTATGCCTGA
- a CDS encoding ABC transporter ATP-binding protein, which translates to MPGFIRNYSVYIRPFYRHYLIVIALVFFSVMLTLPTPLLIRYIIDRIIPARDFSQLNLFIAIIFGLYCLRAGVGYLINYLYVYVGTLVSYKLRENIFTHLQSLPLNYLNRQYAGDFVSRIVNDVNVLNGLLTSSFIDFVTNMITFVGILILLIILNWQLTILNAITILLFWYISKTMKTRLRKNSRAIQEQSSLFMSKLYESVYNQKTIRAFRLEEAFLGSYLAELAKLNDLNIYSIKLSNFVQQISFIIISFGPLFVLWYGTRLVFTGVFTIGSLFAFYQYLYQVYAPVSSFVNFNLNIQAAWGASTRIYDFLSLVPEEHGNQVVEQSIRGKIIYRDVTFSYDGGTPVLKKISLEIEPGQYVGIVGASGAGKSTIVNLLMGFFGGYEGEILLDGHRIADLSPGFVREQIGIMTQDPCLFKCSIKENIRLGRLNATMPEIRQAAAMARIDDFIMGFPDGYETIIEEKGENISRGQKQRIALARVFLRKPRIVIFDEATSSLDASLEKLIQDTIERATEGTTCIVISHRLASVVNAERIFVIDDGAIVEQGNHFELVERKGYYYSLYLKQFMLEDTRKE; encoded by the coding sequence ATGCCCGGCTTTATCAGAAATTATTCTGTCTATATCAGGCCATTTTATAGACACTACCTGATCGTGATTGCTCTTGTGTTTTTTTCTGTAATGCTGACGCTGCCCACACCGCTGCTCATTAGGTATATAATCGACAGGATCATTCCCGCCAGGGATTTTTCGCAACTCAATCTTTTTATCGCCATCATTTTTGGTCTTTATTGCCTCCGGGCCGGAGTGGGATACCTGATCAACTACCTGTATGTATACGTGGGCACCCTTGTCAGCTATAAGCTCAGGGAGAATATCTTCACCCACTTGCAGTCCCTGCCCCTGAACTATTTGAACAGGCAATATGCCGGAGATTTCGTTTCCAGGATCGTAAACGACGTCAACGTCTTGAATGGCTTGCTGACCTCCTCGTTTATCGATTTTGTCACGAACATGATCACCTTTGTCGGTATCCTGATCCTACTGATCATCTTGAACTGGCAGCTGACAATCCTCAATGCCATCACTATTCTGCTGTTCTGGTATATATCCAAGACCATGAAAACAAGGTTGAGAAAGAACAGCCGGGCAATCCAGGAACAATCTTCGCTATTCATGTCGAAACTGTACGAGAGTGTCTATAACCAGAAGACCATCAGAGCTTTCAGGCTTGAGGAAGCTTTTCTCGGGTCGTATCTGGCAGAATTAGCGAAGCTAAACGACCTCAACATATACTCGATCAAGTTGAGCAATTTCGTGCAACAGATATCATTCATCATAATTTCCTTCGGGCCGCTGTTCGTGCTATGGTACGGAACCAGGCTGGTATTTACGGGGGTGTTCACTATCGGCAGCCTGTTCGCGTTTTACCAATACTTGTACCAAGTGTATGCTCCCGTGAGCAGCTTTGTCAACTTCAACCTGAACATTCAGGCTGCCTGGGGGGCGAGTACCCGGATTTATGATTTTTTAAGCCTGGTCCCGGAAGAGCATGGCAATCAGGTGGTTGAACAGAGTATCCGGGGCAAGATCATTTACAGGGACGTGACTTTCAGCTATGATGGCGGCACGCCGGTATTGAAGAAAATCAGCCTGGAGATCGAGCCCGGCCAGTACGTCGGCATTGTCGGCGCCAGCGGCGCTGGCAAATCGACGATTGTCAATCTCCTAATGGGTTTTTTCGGCGGTTATGAGGGTGAGATCCTACTGGACGGCCATCGGATTGCCGACTTGAGTCCCGGCTTTGTTAGGGAGCAGATCGGAATCATGACCCAGGATCCCTGCCTGTTCAAGTGCTCAATCAAGGAGAATATCCGGCTGGGCAGATTGAACGCCACCATGCCGGAGATCCGGCAGGCGGCAGCCATGGCCCGGATAGACGACTTCATCATGGGCTTTCCGGATGGATACGAGACCATTATCGAAGAAAAGGGCGAGAACATCTCCAGGGGCCAGAAGCAGCGGATCGCCCTGGCCCGGGTCTTTTTAAGAAAACCCAGGATCGTAATCTTCGACGAGGCCACCTCCTCCCTGGACGCATCCCTGGAAAAACTGATCCAGGATACTATCGAGAGGGCGACGGAAGGCACCACATGTATCGTCATCTCGCACCGACTGGCAAGCGTTGTCAATGCGGAGAGGATCTTTGTGATCGATGACGGGGCGATTGTCGAGCAGGGAAATCACTTTGAGTTGGTTGAAAGAAAAGGATATTACTACAGCCTGTACCTGAAGCAGTTCATGCTTGAAGATACCAGAAAGGAGTAG